From the Chanodichthys erythropterus isolate Z2021 chromosome 9, ASM2448905v1, whole genome shotgun sequence genome, the window AGTCGATGTGCCAATATAACCTCATTGGACACCACATTCAATTCCACACACTTTAACTTACTAAACAAAActctaaacaaataaaaatgactacTCAGTCTTTCTGATCCTGGAATCTCTTTCGGTATTGTGCAGGAATGTAAAGTTGTACTGTATACAGTAATGACCTAATTTGACACCATGCTAATATATGCTTGTCCTTGTGTATCCACAGGTTCTCACTCACTGATAGCTTTGGCAACATATATAGTTGGACAGACACCATTTCCTGAGTTCAGTGTTGTGCTGATGTTGGATGATCTGCAAATAGGATATTATGACTCTGTCACATGGAAACCTGTCTATCGCTCTCACAGTGATTCAAAATACTATGATGAAGAGCAAAGTGATGCTGATACTGTATTTCGTGAAAAATATTATAGAATGAAAGATCGAGCTTTTTATCTAAAAGATCACCAAAATCACACAGACAGTGAGTGTTAGACACAGCACATTTAATACTACATGTAGCTTTTATGTGTTTTAAGccattttgaagtagaaatgAGAAAGCTATATTGACCACATGGAGTAATCATAAAAAAGACGagtatattaattttaatttcaccaCATTTTTTGATTCTTCATTGACATAGTACAATAAAAGTCTAATTTTATTTCCTTCATCTGAAGGTGTACATGTTCATCAGAGACTTGTTGGATGTGAATTGTTGAACAATGGTAAACCAGGTCCACTTCATTTCTGGGATGCTTTCGGTGGGCAAAATTTGGAGGAGTTTATTTTCGACATAGAAAAACATGACATCCAGTTCAAAATGTCATGGGCGATAGCATGGGACCAACTAAAACAACTTCATGAAAACTTTATGTATGAAAATGTGTATCATCCTATTTGCATTAAAGTTTTGCGAAGGTACCTGAATATGGAAAAGGACAATGTGATGAGAAAAGGTGAGAGAATCAACCTGATTAACAGTATAATATATTcagtaaaataaagtttaaacatATAATAATTGACAAATCTGACCCAGACAGCAGTGCTGACAGAAAATATGTGCCTCTGAATgctatgaatgaatgattacGATAAATGAATGACTGATTCAGTTTAATAACAGTAACACTTCTCGTCCTTCTCTGCAGTGAAACCCAGAGTCAGACTCATGAAGAAGACACTCACAGACTCTCAAGGGCTTCAGATCAGCTGTCTGGCCACTGGTTTTTACCCCCGTCACATTAACCTGACTCTGTTCAGAGATGATCAGCCTGTGGATGATGATCAGATCACAGGAGGAGAGATTCTTCCCAACGGAGATGGAACTTACCAGATGAGGAAGAGTTTGGTGATCAGTGTAGAAGAACAACGTGAAAGACACAAATACAACTGTACAATGAAACACCTCAATCTGGACAACAAATTGGACATTACGTATGGTAAAGAAATACTactaataaaacaacaacaaaaccttTTGGATATGAAAGTAGACATCAGGTTTAAAgtgacagttcacccaaaaatgaaatttctgtcattaattactcacactaatctcattccaaacccataagaccatTGTTCAACTTcgaaattatgatatttttgatgaaaccctAGAGCTCTCTGACCCCTCCATagacaaaaaaagtattctggtcacttcataaaattaaagctgaaccattgtagtcacatggactattgtagtgagtctcaaaccccattgtttcctccttcttatataaatctcatttgtttaaaagacttccggaaaacactcggatctcaacataacaccgactgttacgtaacagtcgggggctccgcccccaatatttgcataggCCTATGCCATTGCCAGCTCATATTCAAGCCATTAgaaagggcagaacgtctggatgtgcaaaGCAGAATCAACAGAAGCAAGCAAGCGATGACAATAGCAAAAAAGGGCAGATGGACcaatattaactaacatgatccatgataacatgatatttttagggtaacactttacaataacagtacatgaataaccatgaactaatacctgaattaatagttacttcaacatgaactcatgattagttaagatatgaactaatgaagagtgatccttaactacgacaggagtcatagggattcatgcatgaaaacagaagccttaactatgcgttaatacatgtttgataattaatgcattaattaacatttagggtaaactaaatcaaacatctctataagaaggaataatacatatttggactttgaaataaatttaaacaatttattattgtcagaatttaaactactgacatcagcagcttcattataaacatcactgaaaggcacaggattagtttgccattattttcacttatcctccttatcaaacatataaaatactaaatacactatttatcttaaaaggtcttaatctgttttgtgatattctttcctatcaaacaaaactactgtgacttacatcagttcctgaggaatcggttcccaaaaaaataaccaaacaggaaacatgaactaaggtaagggagcgtttgctgggatcagattcagaagttcactctccatccagacgcaggccgtgatcatactgtacctccattctctgactttttgaaaagtcacacaacatcacttaactgggctgaataCTGTTAGTACATGTGTgtttgatagtaagttaatgataatcatgagctgaatttggtaagtagttaacagtgaattaattatgattgtgccccctcaagtaaaatcatgacataagtataAATTAAccaaccattagttgatgttagtatatgcttagttaataattagttaattatgattgtgccccctcaagtaaagtcatgacatgatgcacatatcacacatcattaactaatatatgaataaatactatagagtgccatccttattcctttacatcctaaacagtttctgtttctgtacaaaaaaactaaaataaaaagtatttgtattttatttttatttatataattaaacatatatggacttgaaagcaagccataaacatacctgtaaagacacacataaggcacatttacatgtaaaatagcaCGCGAccacaagctaatgctaatcaaagcatatacatttaaatgacaaaaatacaaatacagttaataactgcacataacctcctgaaaatcccaataaaacatacatgtaaatatgtctttaattattaattcggcttaccaaagcagtcaacatttattagtttaaaatgccagcaacacaacaaacgcgccaagagaacacctaacgtgcgccactaatgagtgtcccgcTAGAAATAAACcctacatactttagttccgggaataaactatgACTATATATctatgactaaatataaatgaactgtaaaaatcagaaaacagtttagatcaaattaaatttattagtggtagttagtctattttccacatttgattagacagatctatgtaattaatggctaaataatcatgtgccattgcaattatttgtcacaaagctgcagatggcagattatgatattacagtgtaaattatgacagtattaaatcatgtttaattcaaattcagagtacttcttgtttactcttatggaggctgatttatttagtttacccctaaatgttaattaatgcattaattatcaaacatgtattaatgcgtagttaaggctgctgttttcatgcatgaatccttatgactcctgtcgtagttaaggatcatttttcattagttcatgattagttcatatcttatctaatcatgagttcatgtggaagtaactattaatttaggcattagttcatggttattaatgtactgttattgtaaagtgttaccatttttagtgatatttttaaactgtctttctaaatgtttcgttagcatgttgctaatgtaaatgtggttaaagttaccattgtttcttactgtattcacagagacaagagcgtcgctattttcattattaaacacttgcagtctgtataatgcataaacacaacttcattctttataaatctctcctcattagccgttagccacggagcacagcctcaaactcatgcaGAATCAAACgtttaacatccaaatatatactttactgacataattcgaagcatgcatacagcatgcatgacgaacatcttgtaaagatccatttgatggttatattagctgtgtgaactttgtaaatgcgctgtaataaaGTCCAGAGCTCGTGTGGCTGGGAAGATGCGATTGGCAGGGGGCGGGGTCGAGtgaaaatcagtgcatagttaatgatcccacaaaataggcagttaaaaaaattaaaaaaaaaaaaaactatggggttgTTAcagatgctggtgtagagatgaggctgatacggatttccacaatcaaacaatactttaatgaacacaaaggcagagtacatccaacatacggtaacataaacagagaacggacgaggagtgaagggagtgagtgcaatatatggggagtgctgacaatcgagtccaggtgcaggtgatgagtgacgatgaggagctgacgagggaagtgagtgcaggtgtggagaacaggaggattctgggaaatggagtccagggaaacaagggatctgtaacagtacctccccctcccggtaggcgcgtcctcgcgccgtagatgtaacaaccgggaggggggcgggcgccctggagacctcaaaccggagcagggggaggagtagactggagtggaggtctccagggcaggtccaaaaaccatggggggtcaggagccgtgggcagccatgggggggtcaggagccgtgggcagccatggcgggtcaggagccgtgggcagccatggcgggtcaggggctgaaggcagccatggcgggtcaggtgcagcgggcagccatggcgggtcaggtgcagcgggcagacatgcagcgggaagacatggcgggtcaggtgcagcgggcagacatggcgggtcaggtgcagcaggccgccatggcgggtcagggaccGAAGGCTTCATGCCGTAGTGCCCAGGCagcgctgaaggaccggcgggagatggcggaaccagcggctccgccgaccgaagcgcagccggtgcTTCAGAAGGCCGCAGTGTAAGATAgacgacatacaacaaagtga encodes:
- the LOC137027184 gene encoding major histocompatibility complex class I-related gene protein-like isoform X2 — translated: MLIFVCMLSFLTVVNAGSHSLIALATYIVGQTPFPEFSVVLMLDDLQIGYYDSVTWKPVYRSHSDSKYYDEEQSDADTVFREKYYRMKDRAFYLKDHQNHTDSVHVHQRLVGCELLNNGKPGPLHFWDAFGGQNLEEFIFDIEKHDIQFKMSWAIAWDQLKQLHENFMYENVYHPICIKVLRRYLNMEKDNVMRKVKPRVRLMKKTLTDSQGLQISCLATGFYPRHINLTLFRDDQPVDDDQITGGEILPNGDGTYQMRKSLVISVEEQRERHKYNCTMKHLNLDNKLDITYDTESDSGSIRLSVSGVCVAALIITAFIIWRKKTTSAGSVAKPSQSHFVYIPIKDAT
- the LOC137027184 gene encoding major histocompatibility complex class I-related gene protein-like isoform X4 codes for the protein MLIFVCMLSFLTVVNAGVHVHQRLVGCELLNNGKPGPLHFWDAFGGQNLEEFIFDIEKHDIQFKMSWAIAWDQLKQLHENFMYENVYHPICIKVLRRYLNMEKDNVMRKVKPRVRLMKKTLTDSQGLQISCLATGFYPRHINLTLFRDDQPVDDDQITGGEILPNGDGTYQMRKSLVISVEEQRERHKYNCTMKHLNLDNKLDITYDTESDSGSIRLSVSGVCVAALIITAFIIWRKKTTSAGKCSVAKPSQSHFVYIPIKDAT
- the LOC137027184 gene encoding major histocompatibility complex class I-related gene protein-like isoform X1, whose protein sequence is MLIFVCMLSFLTVVNAGSHSLIALATYIVGQTPFPEFSVVLMLDDLQIGYYDSVTWKPVYRSHSDSKYYDEEQSDADTVFREKYYRMKDRAFYLKDHQNHTDSVHVHQRLVGCELLNNGKPGPLHFWDAFGGQNLEEFIFDIEKHDIQFKMSWAIAWDQLKQLHENFMYENVYHPICIKVLRRYLNMEKDNVMRKVKPRVRLMKKTLTDSQGLQISCLATGFYPRHINLTLFRDDQPVDDDQITGGEILPNGDGTYQMRKSLVISVEEQRERHKYNCTMKHLNLDNKLDITYDTESDSGSIRLSVSGVCVAALIITAFIIWRKKTTSAGKCSVAKPSQSHFVYIPIKDAT
- the LOC137027184 gene encoding major histocompatibility complex class I-related gene protein-like isoform X3, yielding MLIFVCMLSFLTVVNAGSHSLIALATYIVGQTPFPEFSVVLMLDDLQIGYYDSVTWKPVYRSHSDSKYYDEEQSDADTVFREKYYRMKDRAFYLKDHQNHTDSVHVHQRLVGCELLNNGKPGPLHFWDAFGGQNLEEFIFDIEKHDIQFKMSWAIAWDQLKQLHENFMYENVYHPICIKVLRRYLNMEKDNVMRKVKPRVRLMKKTLTDSQGLQISCLATGFYPRHINLTLFRDDQPVDDDQITGGEILPNGDGTYQMRKSLVISVEEQRERHKYNCTMKHLNLDNKLDITYVPEESVPKKITKQET